The following proteins are encoded in a genomic region of Bubalus kerabau isolate K-KA32 ecotype Philippines breed swamp buffalo chromosome 13, PCC_UOA_SB_1v2, whole genome shotgun sequence:
- the GHRH gene encoding somatoliberin — MLLWVFFLVTLTLSSGSHGSLPSQPLRIPRYADAIFTNSYRKVLGQLSARKLLQDIMNRQQGERNQEQGAKVRLGRQVDGVWTDQQQMALESTLVSLLQERRNSQG, encoded by the exons ATGCTGCTCTGGGTGTTCTTCCTCGTGACCCTCACCCTCAGCAGCGGCTCCCACGGttccctgccctcccagcctCTCAG GATCCCACGGTACGCAGATGCCATCTTCACGAACAGCTACCGGAAGGTTCTGGGCCAGCTGTCTGCCCGCAAGCTACTCCAGGATATCATGAACAGGCAGCAGGG AGAGAGAAACCAGGAGCAAGGAGCAAAGGTACGGCTTGGCCGTCAGGTGGACGGCGTGTGGACAGACCAGCAGCAGATGGCACTGGAGAGCACCTTGGTGAGCCTGCTGCAGGAGCGCAG